The following nucleotide sequence is from bacterium.
TATGGTCTGCCAGGCGTTTGAACCTGTTCCGCCATCCCAGAACCAGTACCCGGTCCCCACCGAGATCAAGCCGATGATCAGACCCATGACGAGAATCTGCCAGCCCAGTCCGCGTGCAAAAATGCCTTCTCGCGGATTGTACGGCGGTCGGTTCATTACATCGCGCTCAGCTTCTTCGAACCCCAAAGCAACTGCCGGTACGCCATCGGTCACCAGATTGATCCATAAAATTTGAATCGGGAGCAACGTCAGCGGCATACCCATCAGTGGGCCCGAGAGCATGACAACGATTTCACCAGCATTACCGGTGAGGATGTATTTGACGAATTTGCGGATATTATCGTAAATGCGGCGGCCTTCTTTAACGGCGGCGACGATGGTCGCGAAATTATCATCCAGCAGGACCATATCGGAGGATTCTTTGCTGACGTCGGTCCCTGTAATCCCCATTGCCACACCAATGTCGGCTGATTTCAACGCCGGTGCATCGTTGACGCCATCTCCTGTCATCGAGACGATCTCATGTTGTGCTTGCAACGCATCAATGATGACCAACTTATGCTTGGGCGAAACGCGCGCAAAGACGGAAACATCCTTGATTCGGGCACTTAGCGCATCGGCGGTCATCTTGTCTAAATCCTGCCCGGTTAAAACCGTATCGGAAGTCGTCAGCCCCAAATCCTTAGCGATGGCGACTGCCGTCAGAGGATGATCACCGGTTATCATTATCGGGCGAATCCCGGCCTGCTTGCATAGCCGAACGGACTCAATTGCTTCGGGACGCACCGGGTCGAGCATGCATGCCATCCCAAGAAAGACCAGATCCCGCTCGTATTGCGCCGGTTGATCCAGCCCATCGACATTTATAAACCGATAGGCTAATCCAAGCACCCGAATACCTTTTTTCGCCATCGCTTTGTTTTCGACTGAAATTGCGGCTTTTCTTTCATCGCTGAGAAGTTGAATGACACCGTTAATCAGAATCCGGTTGCACACCTCGATCAAGCCATCGGTCGCCCCCTTGGTCAATACCAAGTAATCGGTGTTCCCCTCATGCCCAGCGGCTGCAAGAACAGGACGCAAAATTGTGGCCTGGGAAGACGATGGCAGGGTGTGAATGGTGGACATCCGTTTACGTTCGGAGTCAAAGGGCAGTTCGCGAACACGCGGTAACAAAGCTTGCAGATCGCGTTGCACCAGTCCCGCCTGTTGTGCCACAAGCACCAGCGCGCCTTCAGTAGGATCACCAAGAATACCATTTTGCGCTTTTTCATCGATGACGGCGTCGTTGCAGAGCGTCCCTGCAAGCAACAGCAGATTAAGATCATAATCTTCGTGTTTTGACACTGCCTCATCGAGGGAGTAGCGGCGATTCGGTAACACAATGTCCGAAACCGTCATTTTATTCTGCGTCAGAGTGCCGGTTTTGTCGGAACAAATCACAGTTACCCCGCCCAGGGTTTCTACTGCCGGAAGCCTCCGAATTAACGCTTTTTTCTTCAGCATCTGCTGTGCGCCCAGCGCAAGGGCGATGGTGACGACTGCTGGTAAACCTTCGGGAATAGCCGCCACCGCCATGCTGATGGCGGTCATGAATATTTCCTTCAAGCCTGCGCCTTGCAGATAGATCATGCCTGCAACGATGACAATCAATACCCCGGCAGCCATTGCTAACGATTTTCCGAGCTTTGCCAATCGTCGTTGCAACGGGGTTTGCTCATCCTCAACGTCCTGAAGCATGGAGGCGATTTTG
It contains:
- a CDS encoding cation-translocating P-type ATPase encodes the protein MQELYRLSAEEVLKNHETSPQQGLSTSDATRLLGVHGPNDLIEKGKKRAWQILLAQVKEVMTLILLVAVVLSVVLQEYIDAIVIFVIVVLNTILGFWQEFKAENAMAALKKMTVLNVRVRRDGAERQISAKDLVPGDILLIEAGNIVPADARLITTANLKVQEAALTGESESVDKDPSVLPDANLALSDRKNMIYRGTVVTYGRGEAVVTGTGMHTELGKIASMLQDVEDEQTPLQRRLAKLGKSLAMAAGVLIVIVAGMIYLQGAGLKEIFMTAISMAVAAIPEGLPAVVTIALALGAQQMLKKKALIRRLPAVETLGGVTVICSDKTGTLTQNKMTVSDIVLPNRRYSLDEAVSKHEDYDLNLLLLAGTLCNDAVIDEKAQNGILGDPTEGALVLVAQQAGLVQRDLQALLPRVRELPFDSERKRMSTIHTLPSSSQATILRPVLAAAGHEGNTDYLVLTKGATDGLIEVCNRILINGVIQLLSDERKAAISVENKAMAKKGIRVLGLAYRFINVDGLDQPAQYERDLVFLGMACMLDPVRPEAIESVRLCKQAGIRPIMITGDHPLTAVAIAKDLGLTTSDTVLTGQDLDKMTADALSARIKDVSVFARVSPKHKLVIIDALQAQHEIVSMTGDGVNDAPALKSADIGVAMGITGTDVSKESSDMVLLDDNFATIVAAVKEGRRIYDNIRKFVKYILTGNAGEIVVMLSGPLMGMPLTLLPIQILWINLVTDGVPAVALGFEEAERDVMNRPPYNPREGIFARGLGWQILVMGLIIGLISVGTGYWFWDGGTGSNAWQTIVFTMLTFCQMAYALCVRKQTQSLFKQSWLSNPVLLLAIGVTLTLQMIIIYVPFFNTVFRTTPLQPTELGICAVGALVIVMITELKKLYLRNKQH